In Candidatus Dormiibacterota bacterium, the following are encoded in one genomic region:
- a CDS encoding LamG-like jellyroll fold domain-containing protein, with protein sequence VDGIPKAARPWTGTAGPATTAAVLTFGRYPGIAAPYFPGALDEVRIYNRPLSDDQVADLYSGVFPTL encoded by the coding sequence GTGGACGGCATCCCGAAGGCGGCGCGCCCCTGGACCGGCACCGCCGGTCCCGCGACCACCGCCGCCGTCCTCACCTTCGGACGCTATCCCGGCATCGCCGCCCCGTACTTCCCCGGTGCTCTCGACGAGGTCCGGATCTACAATCGGCCATTGAGCGACGACCAGGTAGCCGATCTCTATTCGGGCGTGTTCCCGACGCTCTAG